The following proteins are co-located in the Dyadobacter chenwenxiniae genome:
- a CDS encoding TonB-dependent receptor, producing MKLSLVQVVLALTFMGASWANNLSAQELLNRRISLDLTDVKLKPALKELEKVANVRFSYTPQIGQSQQAITLKATNAMLGQVLEKLFTPMNIRYEVSGKHVILSRDTPGASPVKVEVQESPALNFIPLKGKVVDEKGVALAGVSILLQGTTRGTLTDADGEFTFETSETVGTLVFSFVGFVSKEVAIAGRTYFDVTLEQSANALNEQVVVGYGAQKRINMTGAVASITSDDIQEGQFLNTASLMQGRLPGLKVTQNSGAPGAEGINLQIRGVGTFSGAGVNPLVIIDGVAGGDINSVNPESIESISVLKDAASAAIYGARAANGVILVTTKTGTKTDKTTFDYHINTALHSPTKYPDLIWNSVEYMELWNEAIANFGTGGSPYTKEQIDAYRNPANPDQFPNYNWLDKMFDTKVVTNQTLSFTGNRGATNFFGQAAYLDQPGTFKGYSMKRTSMQFNMDTRLSKVLLFGTKLGLVLKNRTSPSGDSGGDGVDPLLSTMAQRPTFGAVLADGSGRYASRGYPNETIGNKNPWLVANEALNKIKSQDYRLQAYLKLTPIKSLDITGSVAAAGTMAESRYMATKISTYNFVTGAPSGSFGNNNYEQTQAKNNLTTANLYGNYTKDLGDHNLNATLGTSYETFKVSTLGGTRINYITSALTELDAGPAAGQSNRGNSSEWALLSYFGRLAYSFKNRYLLEVNARYDGSSRFSAANRWGFFPSFSGGWNVAEEDFFKSDWLNELKLRGSWGSLGNQEISYYPYQSLLAVTTGYPFDNTLSSGVRKTELNNSGISWEKTTVTDFGIDAEFFKRKFRLTIDYFDKRTSNILRRADIPLEIGYTAPLINDGVMINRGMELGVDFRNKIGRELSYNIGGTISAYRNKLARYGSVTYGQNFINREGDPFQTYYLWQVQGIFQSREEIDQAAKQANNPSPGDLRYIDQNGDGVINTSDKVTMDGRHPDFEYAANLGLKFRGFSLSTMFYGVQGAKYYTGQWGYEPFRQGSPPPVRWRDRWTPENPNTTVPKLYIDSNKASSEPSDFWLENASYIRLRSLDISYDFMPNKLSVLGLSGLTVYLSGQNMFTLTKFTGFDPERSGDGGRGGVRYPQNKVYSLGLKVRF from the coding sequence ATGAAATTATCGTTGGTTCAGGTTGTACTGGCGTTGACATTTATGGGTGCTTCCTGGGCCAATAATCTATCCGCTCAGGAGCTTTTGAATCGCCGCATTAGCCTTGACCTGACAGACGTGAAACTAAAACCAGCTCTAAAAGAACTGGAAAAGGTTGCTAATGTGCGTTTTTCCTACACGCCACAAATTGGTCAGTCACAACAGGCTATTACGTTAAAAGCGACCAATGCGATGCTTGGACAAGTGCTGGAAAAGCTTTTTACGCCCATGAATATACGCTACGAGGTCAGCGGCAAGCATGTCATCCTCTCGCGTGATACCCCAGGCGCTTCACCGGTAAAGGTGGAAGTGCAGGAATCGCCCGCGCTCAACTTTATTCCTTTAAAAGGTAAGGTTGTCGATGAAAAAGGAGTTGCGCTTGCCGGGGTTAGCATTCTGCTTCAGGGTACGACCAGGGGGACTCTCACCGACGCGGATGGTGAATTCACCTTCGAGACTTCGGAAACAGTGGGAACACTGGTGTTCAGCTTTGTGGGTTTTGTTTCAAAAGAGGTTGCCATTGCAGGAAGAACCTATTTTGATGTCACGCTGGAACAATCGGCAAATGCATTAAACGAACAGGTTGTAGTAGGTTATGGTGCTCAAAAAAGAATAAACATGACCGGCGCAGTAGCGTCCATTACCTCAGACGATATACAGGAAGGTCAGTTTCTCAATACGGCATCGCTCATGCAAGGAAGACTTCCCGGCCTGAAAGTCACTCAAAACTCCGGTGCACCGGGTGCAGAGGGAATCAATTTGCAGATCCGGGGAGTGGGCACATTTAGTGGTGCCGGTGTTAATCCGCTCGTCATCATCGACGGGGTTGCCGGGGGCGATATCAATAGCGTAAATCCAGAAAGTATTGAGAGCATATCCGTGCTCAAAGATGCCGCATCCGCTGCGATATATGGCGCAAGGGCTGCAAATGGCGTGATACTGGTCACAACCAAGACAGGAACAAAAACGGATAAAACTACCTTTGATTACCACATTAACACTGCGCTACATTCGCCGACAAAATACCCGGATTTAATCTGGAACTCAGTGGAATACATGGAGTTGTGGAATGAAGCGATTGCCAACTTCGGAACTGGTGGCTCCCCATATACGAAAGAGCAAATCGATGCATACAGAAACCCTGCAAACCCGGACCAGTTTCCTAATTACAATTGGCTGGATAAAATGTTCGATACGAAAGTGGTCACCAACCAGACGCTTTCGTTTACTGGAAATCGGGGGGCAACCAATTTCTTCGGACAAGCCGCCTACCTGGATCAGCCGGGGACCTTCAAAGGTTACAGTATGAAACGGACGTCCATGCAATTTAATATGGATACCAGGTTGAGCAAAGTACTCCTCTTCGGAACCAAGCTGGGGCTCGTCCTTAAAAACCGAACTTCTCCTTCCGGTGACAGCGGTGGCGATGGCGTAGACCCGTTATTATCCACCATGGCCCAGAGACCTACATTTGGTGCAGTGCTTGCAGATGGCAGCGGGCGTTATGCATCTCGGGGATATCCTAATGAGACGATCGGGAATAAGAATCCATGGTTGGTTGCCAATGAGGCTTTAAATAAAATCAAAAGTCAGGATTATCGGTTGCAGGCCTATCTTAAATTAACGCCGATTAAGTCGCTCGATATTACGGGGAGTGTCGCGGCTGCGGGAACGATGGCTGAAAGCAGGTACATGGCCACCAAAATATCGACCTATAATTTTGTCACGGGAGCACCATCAGGTAGCTTCGGAAACAACAATTATGAACAGACCCAGGCCAAGAATAACCTGACCACAGCCAATCTCTACGGAAATTATACAAAAGACCTTGGAGACCACAACCTTAATGCTACACTCGGAACGAGCTATGAAACCTTCAAAGTGAGCACCTTGGGCGGTACCCGTATAAACTACATTACAAGTGCGCTTACAGAGCTGGATGCCGGCCCGGCAGCAGGTCAAAGTAACAGGGGGAATTCAAGTGAATGGGCATTGCTTTCATACTTTGGACGATTGGCATACAGTTTCAAGAATCGTTATCTCTTGGAGGTCAATGCCCGATATGACGGATCATCACGCTTTTCAGCGGCGAACCGGTGGGGATTTTTTCCTTCATTCTCCGGTGGATGGAATGTCGCCGAGGAAGATTTCTTCAAATCAGACTGGCTCAACGAACTCAAATTAAGAGGCTCCTGGGGAAGTCTGGGTAACCAGGAAATTAGTTACTATCCTTACCAATCCCTTTTGGCGGTAACAACCGGCTATCCATTCGATAACACACTTTCATCAGGTGTGAGAAAAACAGAATTAAATAATTCCGGGATCAGTTGGGAGAAAACAACCGTAACGGATTTTGGTATCGATGCCGAGTTCTTTAAGAGAAAGTTTAGACTTACCATCGACTATTTCGATAAGAGAACATCAAATATTTTAAGAAGGGCCGACATTCCTCTTGAAATAGGTTACACCGCACCTTTGATCAATGACGGAGTGATGATTAACAGAGGCATGGAACTTGGCGTAGATTTCAGGAATAAAATTGGCCGCGAACTATCTTATAATATTGGCGGGACAATCTCCGCGTACAGGAACAAACTAGCCAGATATGGTTCTGTAACCTATGGTCAAAATTTCATAAACCGCGAAGGGGATCCCTTCCAAACTTATTACCTGTGGCAAGTGCAGGGCATTTTTCAAAGCCGGGAAGAAATCGACCAGGCTGCCAAGCAAGCAAATAATCCGTCACCGGGTGACCTGCGTTACATAGATCAAAATGGGGACGGCGTGATTAACACCAGCGATAAAGTTACCATGGACGGCCGCCATCCCGACTTTGAATATGCAGCAAATCTTGGATTGAAGTTTAGAGGCTTTTCCCTGAGCACGATGTTCTACGGGGTGCAAGGAGCTAAATATTACACAGGCCAATGGGGCTATGAACCTTTCAGGCAGGGATCTCCGCCGCCGGTAAGATGGCGCGACAGATGGACGCCGGAAAATCCAAACACGACTGTGCCCAAACTGTACATCGATAGCAATAAAGCTAGTTCAGAACCCTCAGATTTCTGGCTTGAAAATGCCTCATATATAAGGTTAAGGAGCCTTGATATCAGCTATGATTTTATGCCGAACAAGTTATCCGTTCTGGGTCTCTCCGGGCTGACCGTCTATCTGTCGGGCCAGAACATGTTTACTTTGACAAAATTCACTGGTTTCGATCCTGAACGCAGCGGCGACGGGGGCCGTGGCGGTGTTCGCTATCCACAAAACAAAGTTTATTCACTAGGGCTGAAAGTTAGGTTTTAA
- a CDS encoding RagB/SusD family nutrient uptake outer membrane protein, protein MIRYIKNNIVFCCRKFFPALILAFLSIGCSEDFLNKNSLTQLSSDTFWKSEEDVKSALAGVYGQLQFNKLSWMTPSLSTLSDEADRGEYEGFAQGVIEPTSADVTAVYNSLYQTLASCNDFLANIEQVAMADQDRARYVSEVKFIRALTNFRLTQYFGDAVLAMEPLALENGKRPKSKKEEIFAAVIADLDDAIGGLPDIAYNGHAVRGTAYAMKGKVLLYMKDYAGAVTAFKGVSNTHFSLSNNLKDVFIDGTQEKSPEILFSIRFLAPNNLQDPRWGVDVWYGRGERAIPLQSFVDEFPSSDGLSISQSPLYDPKKPFANRDPRLDVSVLYPGKPWPGYANGFQPSAGAGTPNGLIIEKFLNKSKFPAQEYSVNPSEQDWVEIRYADVLLMYAEALNETAGPVKEVYDAVNAIRSRPSTHMPPIQQGLTKDQMRETIRYERKIELAFEGQRYFDLKRWGIIEDVVPKVKNVLGKNKVFLPHHYLWPIPEAALNNNDLLEQNPGY, encoded by the coding sequence ATGATCCGGTATATAAAAAACAACATCGTATTCTGTTGCCGTAAATTTTTTCCTGCACTTATTTTAGCGTTCCTGTCCATCGGGTGCAGCGAAGACTTTTTGAATAAAAATTCACTCACACAGCTTTCATCGGATACATTTTGGAAAAGTGAGGAGGATGTGAAAAGCGCTTTGGCCGGTGTTTACGGACAACTTCAATTCAATAAGCTCTCATGGATGACGCCCTCCCTTTCAACATTATCTGACGAAGCGGATAGAGGCGAGTATGAAGGATTTGCTCAGGGGGTCATTGAACCGACCAGCGCCGACGTCACTGCCGTATACAATTCGTTGTACCAGACATTGGCGAGTTGTAATGATTTTCTGGCCAACATCGAGCAAGTAGCAATGGCTGATCAGGATCGGGCCAGATATGTCTCGGAGGTGAAATTCATTCGTGCCCTGACAAATTTTCGACTGACCCAGTATTTTGGTGATGCTGTACTTGCCATGGAACCGCTGGCCCTTGAAAACGGCAAACGGCCGAAGAGCAAGAAGGAGGAAATTTTTGCAGCAGTGATCGCCGACCTGGACGATGCGATCGGAGGTCTTCCTGACATTGCTTACAACGGACACGCTGTGAGGGGAACTGCTTACGCCATGAAAGGCAAAGTTCTCCTATATATGAAAGACTACGCTGGTGCCGTAACCGCATTCAAGGGAGTGTCGAACACCCACTTTTCGCTCAGCAACAACTTAAAGGATGTTTTTATCGACGGTACTCAGGAGAAGTCGCCAGAGATTCTGTTTTCTATCCGTTTTTTGGCACCCAATAACTTACAGGATCCGCGTTGGGGAGTTGACGTCTGGTACGGAAGAGGGGAACGCGCTATTCCATTGCAATCATTTGTAGATGAATTTCCTAGTAGTGATGGATTAAGCATTTCGCAATCACCGCTTTATGACCCGAAGAAACCATTTGCGAATCGTGACCCCAGATTGGATGTTTCGGTACTTTATCCCGGAAAACCATGGCCCGGTTATGCAAATGGATTTCAACCAAGTGCAGGAGCAGGAACGCCTAACGGTCTGATCATCGAAAAATTCCTGAACAAAAGTAAATTTCCTGCGCAGGAATACTCCGTCAATCCCAGTGAACAGGATTGGGTAGAGATCCGCTATGCAGATGTCTTGCTCATGTATGCCGAAGCTTTGAACGAAACTGCCGGACCAGTAAAGGAGGTTTATGACGCTGTAAATGCGATTAGATCAAGACCTAGTACGCATATGCCGCCAATACAACAGGGGTTAACCAAAGATCAGATGAGAGAAACTATTCGCTACGAAAGGAAAATAGAACTGGCGTTTGAGGGGCAGCGGTATTTTGATCTTAAAAGATGGGGAATCATAGAGGATGTTGTCCCCAAAGTAAAGAATGTTCTTGGAAAAAATAAGGTTTTTCTTCCTCATCACTATTTGTGGCCTATTCCCGAAGCGGCGCTTAACAATAATGATCTTCTCGAACAAAATCCTGGATATTAG
- a CDS encoding calcineurin-like phosphoesterase C-terminal domain-containing protein — protein MRIIFNLLLTITLSAGAAFAQNKVTGFIYNDANKNRKKEASEKGIPNVAITNGINVTVTDAKGKYVLPIWDDAIVSVIKPSGFAVPLNEYNQPQFFYVHNPKGSPSSKYKGIAPTGPLPKSVDFALVSSSEQDRFRALIFGDPQVLDEREVGYFEKGIVSEVLNVKDVAFGLTLGDLAGNDLALHKPYIKSVSKVGVPWYNVMGNHDMNSDAKADSLTDETFTANFGPANYAYNYGRAHFLILEDNLYPDPGHKGFRGGLTESQFKFVENDLKLVDTSKLVVMAFHVPLQNGYPGSYREEDRDHLFRILEKYPHVLVLSAHSHNQRQELYGKEYGWTNEKRLYEYNVGTTCGNWWSGKVNEQGVIESDMSDGTPKGYSYLNINGNQYTADYKVAGMPASYQINLYHRKVMNDVWWEGRGHIYANFFMGHKDSKVEYRIDDQPWKPMKFVGGADPAFVAKGAEWDTADTLMRGRRPTEAGNCTHLWNAPLPENIGLGEHKIEVRATDVFGRTFTQTSSYRIEKPKW, from the coding sequence ATGAGAATAATCTTTAATTTGCTACTTACGATTACGTTAAGTGCAGGAGCAGCTTTTGCCCAAAATAAAGTTACCGGTTTTATCTATAATGATGCAAACAAAAACCGCAAAAAGGAAGCTTCGGAAAAAGGAATTCCCAATGTCGCCATTACCAATGGTATAAACGTGACCGTGACCGATGCCAAAGGTAAATACGTGCTGCCGATATGGGATGATGCGATTGTTTCTGTAATAAAGCCATCCGGCTTCGCCGTGCCGCTCAATGAATACAATCAGCCACAATTTTTTTATGTACATAATCCAAAAGGCTCGCCTTCATCCAAGTACAAAGGGATTGCACCGACAGGCCCGCTGCCCAAATCGGTGGACTTCGCATTGGTTTCAAGCAGCGAGCAGGACCGCTTCCGGGCTTTAATTTTTGGCGATCCGCAAGTTCTGGATGAGCGTGAAGTGGGCTATTTCGAAAAAGGAATTGTGTCGGAGGTATTAAATGTAAAAGATGTTGCATTCGGGCTTACCCTGGGAGATCTGGCCGGTAACGATTTAGCCTTGCATAAGCCCTACATAAAATCAGTGAGTAAAGTGGGCGTTCCCTGGTATAATGTCATGGGGAACCATGATATGAATAGCGACGCCAAGGCGGATAGCCTCACTGACGAAACTTTCACGGCCAATTTTGGGCCTGCCAATTATGCCTATAATTATGGGAGGGCCCATTTCCTGATACTGGAAGACAATCTTTATCCTGATCCCGGCCATAAAGGTTTCCGGGGTGGATTGACAGAAAGTCAATTCAAATTTGTTGAAAACGACCTTAAATTGGTTGATACCAGCAAGCTGGTGGTGATGGCCTTCCATGTGCCGCTTCAAAACGGCTACCCCGGTTCATACAGGGAGGAAGACCGGGATCACCTGTTCCGGATTCTTGAAAAATACCCGCATGTTCTGGTTTTGTCAGCGCATTCGCACAACCAGCGGCAGGAGTTATATGGCAAGGAATATGGTTGGACTAATGAAAAACGGTTGTACGAGTACAATGTTGGGACCACCTGTGGCAATTGGTGGTCGGGCAAAGTGAATGAGCAAGGGGTCATCGAATCCGATATGAGCGATGGCACGCCCAAAGGTTATTCCTATCTGAATATTAATGGAAACCAATATACAGCCGACTATAAAGTCGCCGGGATGCCTGCCAGTTATCAGATCAACTTATATCATCGTAAAGTCATGAATGATGTTTGGTGGGAAGGCCGTGGACACATTTATGCCAACTTCTTTATGGGCCACAAAGACAGCAAGGTGGAATATCGTATTGATGACCAGCCCTGGAAACCTATGAAGTTCGTTGGTGGTGCCGATCCTGCATTCGTTGCAAAGGGAGCTGAATGGGATACTGCCGATACGCTCATGCGTGGGCGTCGGCCGACCGAGGCAGGCAACTGCACCCACCTCTGGAACGCGCCGCTGCCTGAAAATATTGGTTTGGGCGAGCACAAGATCGAAGTGAGGGCAACCGATGTATTTGGCCGTACATTCACCCAGACCAGTTCTTATCGCATTGAAAAACCAAAGTGGTAA